In Acanthochromis polyacanthus isolate Apoly-LR-REF ecotype Palm Island chromosome 24, KAUST_Apoly_ChrSc, whole genome shotgun sequence, the DNA window ACTTTTCTTTAACCataagaacaccaaacctaccatcaagcatggaggtggcagtatcatgctctgtggaactggagctttccacaaagtaaatggaataatgaaggaggaggattgGTGACTGATCATCAGAAACAGGTGATTGGTGATCAATACAGATCAACACTTTTCCCTCTAAGCTGCCACACGGTCTCAGCGCACGGAAAATCTGCGCTGCGCACAATAAAAAATCCAACCCAAATTGAAAATagaataaacacataaaaattcattttgtgctgtttttcagtGTGAGTCAGTGAGCGGCTGCTCCAGTCAATGATGTGATTCATATACGTGTTTACAGCTAATCAACATCATTGACAGGTGTCCTGATGTGCAGTCACCGTTATAGCTAGCAGAGCGGTGTGGCTGATGTGGACTGAAGACACGCTGATGATGCTAAGTGCTGCTTATGTTGACCCTTTATAATAATGGCAAAACGAACAGCAGCGGAACATCCCCTCACCAAgccaaagtaaaaaagaaatacGATTCTTTTAAGATGGAATGGCTGTCGGAGTTAGGGTTGCCACCCGTCCCTTAAAATACAGAGTCGTCctttatttgatatttaattGTTGAGTCTTgtattactattaataccaccaatactaccaatagtagttataaagcctaactcatatatatccagattagcatctatgttcttcctccaaacccattttatgattgggattacagccaattctttaggactgctctcacatcattgaaatgttactaaacaatgttatactgatcaaattaaataactttggtctGCAGAATATTGGCtacttctgttctttgtccttaatttagtagcatgatttatttttagatatgttgttgtgtacagacttatttacttctctgtctacttttttctttactccatgtaggtttcccaaagactatggGTTAAGGAggagctctgaggagagagggctTTGCTGATGCTCTGCAGTGGTCCTTTTAAACCTGATCAGTGTGACAGGGCTGGGCAGGTTTAGACCTGGAGTCATTCCATCAGTGTTTAGATTCTCAGCTCGTCTAGGAAGAGGAGGTACCAGAAAGACCATGACCAAGCAGCCTGGAGGTCTgaggcagcgtctccctcagcggtgttcacggtcagtctgtggtaatcctgtcagaaaacagaaaaaatctagattataaatcaacatgtaaccaaagcgcTCCGTgtataacgccatagtataggatgtagttcaggAAATGTCACAGTATAGTTTACTTTTAAGAATAACATAGTGTGGCcttcatagtacagcatgtcggcaaaaaaatagattatcatgtggttcaaaaagcataaaatgataggatgttgtCTAAAActgtcatgtatgatatgtggttcacAAAATGTTATAGTGCAgtttattgtcaaaatagtatgttattgaagaaaacatcagagtttaatatgtggtctaaaaatgacagagaataatagttcattgctCAAGTAAAAGCATAgtaattttaaaactgttcaaattctgataatatgttgctaaaaaagcaacaacacaataaaagctaaaacaaaaaaagtcttagtaatatgtcaattaaaaaggCCTTTATAGGATAGCAGGTTGCTCTAAAAACATAGTTTAGTGTTTGGGATGAAAAAACTCCATCATATACAtcatatattgtacaaataacaagtcaaaggaaagagacatacattgtagaattgtagtaattgtgggccgactgatttactgatttacggtcataaatccatttaaaatgctgctactttggctctgaacctttatctagcagtgatttgattggttatacatcaccaataaaactcctttaacttaacatctgtaaacaaaacaaaaacgtatcaacaaagttttctgttagagtttgtgttcttctaagtttaactacaagattttaaatactttcatttactccaaatgaatatctgctccaaatgtctcactaataatcattatcagccttaaaaacccacaaacaccccccctctatactggaccacacttaggacagtccggttcccccgtCTAttaatctgcttggaatcttccacttcctgtttgtcaaagtggccttctacctggacaggtttagttggagctcatcaacaaacattttggctaactgcactttaatctggatggatgacactgaattagtctgttttaatgagactgagtccagatgtgtagctctgtcattaaataggaaattatttctcagaattcacagagaaaagtctaaatgtttgctaggttagcgtcccacatgttctgtggctcagctaaagctaactctctccaacttctggatctctggagttgcttgttgttcaaatatcttctagaggtgctgaagctcagaaagtctgagatgtttgttcagaatcagctcattctcaagtctgatctgaactgtcctctttagtttgaactttccctaaacttaggagttaatgacagagcagcacatccagactgagtctcatttatgtagagattaaacttcagtgtcattcattgatgttaaagtgcagtttttcatgtttgttgttcatgctccgaccaaaccagtccaggtggaagacgatgtgaagagaagctccagaggatgaatatcacacatttacgttggaaataaatgtcctttaattagacattgtcatgcaaaagttggatttccctttaatgatgttcaaatctttatttagttgatgttggtttctaaatgttttctgacactcggccccaaacatttaaaccttctacggctcacaagctgcaacaattcacacattatcaacgatctttgtgactaaactaagataaaaagagaaaaactgtctgattcctgcatcatgaatgtaaatctttttggtttttatgacagtaaactgaatatatttgggtttgacattttataaaccaaaacaagaaatgaattagtggagaaaacaatcaacagattaatggacaaagaaaatgtgttttccaacatttatggctgaattcctccaacattacaggatacatacaatttaaattcacttttatttatagaacaccaattacaggtcagattgtctcaagacgctttatttttatatattttttaaaagtttaattgtattaaatgttttttcctttgcttaactgctttttaaaatgtattttatttcttcaaTCTTTTTCTGTCCAGATTTTAActccaaccttaaaaatgaaaaacctttaaatcacaataaaaatacttctgttgtcacaatcatgagttagtcagttactcagtttatcaattcaactttatttgtttagaacctttcacacagatgacaaaactacacaagcaaagagaaaaaactatgaTTGAAACTCaaagacatattttaaaaaaaaaagatttaacactagaaaagcactcagagagtgcagacctccaccaaggataaaGAGGAAAATAGGAAatccatgcagtaaaggatcatgagctggaatcaaacctgcatctgtgaatcaccttcttaaccagttgagctatctgtatctcaatttgttggacgacatactaacctatgatgtttttgtcctattttggaccacatactaaaacaaactaaaaaattcaaagtgatccagaatccaggatcctttccagattgccaccaaaattaaatcagatcttcctcttaccatagtctacatcccctcaaagtttcatctgaatctgcccaggcgtttttgagttatcttgttaacagacagacgccgggtgtcacataacctccttggcggaggtaatgataaaaagtgttgtgttcaggggatggaggagtttattgaagtcttcttgggctcacacagtaaataattaaaatagaaacttgatattcagtctcaggaaactgcagagcgacagaagaaccaacaatatctcctgttttctcctcttctggtgctttcagaccaaagaactacagactcttcacaacctgctcaaactcttggtacaggacctcaccacacgggtcaacaaggtttccttctcatttctactctgaagctcaccttctcctgctcaaactgctgacaaatgtttgtgctgctccaaagtctggtctccagaacttcctaaaaactctcaaagtctcttctgctgcaggttgctttgtagaactgttccagaaaacctcactaaaccacatggaggggcctcaagatagtcgtccagatgaaaccgtacaaaaaccaaactagcacaacccaaacgctaaagtctcctgcagcctaccagagaagctctttaaacagagaatcaggacaggaactcttaccttctggacaaccaacgttggttcacaaacaaccaaaaacctctaaagactcactacagccaagataaagacacaactcagctgcaccaaatccactaatcactgcacacattagcaccatgtgctaactgtggctaaagaagcacatttaccaagacaactatccagtacaaagccctaaaacacaccaagaaacacattaaagaggattttactgctggaagctgcaagccaacgcctaaagaacaaactaaagcaacggagccaaaccTGGTTCAGTGAagaaaagcagaggaaatgtttgactgcagacataaagcaggaagacactgagctgctcaggtgttcctgatgacaccaagcagccacctggacagccaataggaacacagcttactggaagtccagagggctggcttagtgaaggaaatttagtttaaagttgaagtagaaagttgaaaaccaccttctgatccctgaaacctctgagttttcacacaaagaacacctgaacatgtctgtttagtatgtggtccaaaatatgacaaaacttcatagtttatcatgttgtccaaaatgtcattaaaacgtcCTAGTTTAATACATTGATTGTCAACCTTTTTTTCAGTGACGTACCcccaaaattcatgatgatttttttcaaagacaactgctctgtagtgtttttcatggcctactttacattatttcatcatctgacatgtttttaccacatgttgaaaaaaaatcggaTTCTCAGCCTTGTTCCAGTGACGTACcctctgtgttctgttttttcattcatgtaCCCCCCAACcaaagaaaagcatttctggctgacaaagagacagacataaaacacaGCACTACGTCATCAGTTTCTGACAGATTAAAGTTTATatcaatgtaaaaaaatgtaatttgtagTGGTCTTTCTTCAGCTAAAAGCttgttgaaaaacaaataattgatTCAACTGTAAATACAGATTTCTACACAGAAATAATCATAAACATAAAGTGTTCTCTTACACGTGGACAAATCATTGGTAGCCCTCTGTTTAATTAAGCCCTCTGTtcaataaccctaaccctctgttaatgaaagaaaacccACAGTGGTCACAGAAATagtttgaatctgacaaaagttaaaaaaaacaacaacaaaattctatgaaaattaaccagtgaaaatcagacattgcttttcaaatcaaatcaaatcaactttatttatatggcacttttcatacagtagagtaacacaaagtgcctcacagaggataaaaacaaaaacaacacaatacaaaacactgtgaaaaacccGAAACCTCCCACCCctcacaaatatacacacagatacacaatcacatatccattcacacacatacgtagacatacgaacagacatacagacccacacacacaaacatacgaacatacacacacccacatacaccatctgtcagTAAGAGGTATAGAGGAGACATGGCTGGGCACCGAAATCCAAAGTGAGGAAGAAACCACCTTTGGGGGCCACACACACCGAGAGGAGTCCTGGACCATGACTGCAGGGGCTTTTGAACCGTGGTtcaacagaattttaaaaataaacttcgtCTAAACTCTTCCATAAACTGGATTCATGGTAATAAAAAGGAACGGCCTACTGGATATGAAATTCAGTTTATGAgctttcatttgtattttggtgaaatattattgaataaatatatttgataAAAGATTATAGAATTGTTgctggtttttaatgtttttttaaatctcacatACCTCCTGGCATACCTTCAATACCCCCAGAGGTACTCAGACCCCATTTGAGAACCGCTGgaaaactatggcgtttttggtcaaattttggacctTTTTCACGGCCTACCTTACATTATAGTATATTAtagcatttttttaatacattatttcatcatatggcctctttttatgacatgttgaaaaaaaatgtcatttttattccacatactatactgtggcgtttttttggacaaaattcatgatgattttttcttcaaataaaactgctctacagtgtttttcacggcctactttacattatttcatcatatggcctgtttttaccacatgttcaAAAAATCGGATTGTCAACCTTTTTAATGACCTTTAATCAGTCAGAGCCCTGGCAAActtatttttatcagttttagTGGAAGTATAAAGGAGCTCTTGGTTTTTACTGAgtcaaaagctgctgtttgaacacagacacattcacatgcatccacaaagcttttttaaataaaataaaaaataaaatgcatccacaaacacacagactggCTGCCGGCCGGGCCGAGGTTTGGGTCCTCAGACCCACCAGTCGGGGAGTCGGTGAACTTGTTGGTCCGGTCTGAAGGCCTCCATGTGGTCCAGTAGAAGTCCATTTAGTCGGTGTCTTTGTTTGAACCACCATCAGGTGGACTTGTGGTCCTCATAGGACTCCTCCTGTAGCCTTCAGGGAACCACAGGAACATTCAGCAGCTGTTGGAGTTCTTCCTGTCAGGCTGCTGGTAGAACGCCTCTGAAGGATCTGGAACTCGTCTGGAACTATCTAACAGCCTAAACTGTTAACAGGCAGAGATGAGGACTCAAACTTCCAGCTCATCTTAGAAGAGGAGGCGAATCATTGACAAGGAGGCAGCAGCTCAgtttgattttctttattttcatgaaaatgtacactttttctgtttctttatagACGACCCACACTTCTTATTCACCCTGCTGGTGTTTGTATCTGAATAAATCATATCTGCTTGTTTTCCTGCTAACATGCTGTTAGCATTTACAGGCTCATTATATGTCAATTATGTGTATGTCTGagtattttaaagcatttttgtcATGCTTGATGAttctttttttatctgtttcttgTGAACGGCAGTAAACAGGCGTGATGCACACGTCTGATGCTGCTCACAGTCCAAGCACCGCTCAGATCAACAAGCTTCAGCAGACTCTTATTGTGAAAGGAAACAGTGGAAACAGCTCAcagaatatttcatctttattgAATTATTTCAGTACATGTTTTTATTCTCACTGATATTCCCTATAATATCCTATTGATTAACTTAATATTGATtattgcagcttttatttttcaacGATCACAAACACAATCAGCCGATCAATCAATGTGATCGCTTCttcaaacatccacataaaaCTTTAGAGATCTGCAAATGCTTCatgttttcatcagttttacCTGAAGGAGAGGAGAATTATTGATCAGTGATGAAATGATTGATTATTAATTTATGATCGGTTTGGTTTTAAACTGTTTAGTGAAGAAATTTGGATTAAAGGATTGaagctttttattttactataaaCTATATTTAAACATCTTAATGTTTACAGGAACACATAGTTACAGAAGCGTTGCCGTAGTAACCAGCAACCATCAGTCcaggtgtgttttattttacacctgAACTCTTCATCCACCTTCAGTACTTTAttgctgtttgtggttttttacATCCATCTGTGGATCAATAAACGCCTCATGTGTTTGATGTTTGTCGTCATGGCAACCCTGAGAGGTTCCCGCCCCTTAGGTTAGTCCCCTACCCTCAGGTTGGTCCCCTACCCTTAGGTTAGTCCCCTACCCTCAGGTTTGTCCCCTACCCTCAGGTTAGGCCCCATACCCTCAGGTTGGTCCCCTACCCTCAGGTTGGTCCCCTACCCTCAGGTTTGTCCCCTACCCTCAGGTTAGTCCCCTACCTTCAGGTTGGTCCCCTACCCTCAGGTTGGTCCCCTACCCTCAGGTTGGTCCCCTACCCTCAGGTTGGTCCCCTACCCTCAGGTTAGGCCCCATACCCTCAGGTTGGTCCCCTACCCTCAGGTTGGTCCCCTACCCTCAGGTTAGTCCCCTACCCTCAGGTTTGTCCCCTACCCTCAGGTTAGGCCCCATACCCTCAGGTTGGTCCCCTACCCTCAGGTTGGTCCCCTACCCTCAGGTTTGTCCCCTACCCTCAGGTTGGTCCCCTACCCTCAGGTTGGTCCCCTACCCTCAGGTTAGGCCCCATACCCTCAGGTTGGTCCCCTACCCTCAGGTTGGTCCCCTACCCTCAGGTTGGTCCCCTACCCTCAGGTTTGTGCCCTACCCTCAGGTTGGTCCCCTACCCTCAGGTTGGTCCCCTACCCTCAGGTTTGTGCCCTACCCTCAGGTTGGTCCCTTAACCTCAGGTTGGTCCCCTACCCTCAGGTTGGTCCCCTACCCTCAGGTTTGTGCCCTACCCTCAGGTTGGTCCCCTACCCTCAGGTTGGTCTCCTACCCTCAGGTTAGTCCCCATACCCTCAGGTTGGTCCCCTACCCTCAGGTTAGTCCCCTACCCTCAGGTTGGTTCCATACCCTCAGATTGGTCCCTTACCCTCAGATTGGTCCTCACCCCTCAGGTTAGGCCCCATACCCTCAGGTTAGTCCTCAGCCCTCAGGTTGGTCTTCACccaggttttcatattttgcagTGAATGTTCTCGTTAATACATTCAGCAGAGGACACAGGAGTCGGAGCCCTGTTACCGTTGCAACACCGGTTACCGTGATGACATCACAGTTGGCCATATTCTTCTCATAGCCATTAGTTTTAACAGTCATCTGGACAACAtcaggcttttattgtgaaatacaAGCAGTGTGACGGCAGATGTACGGAAGGCTGTTGGTGCCAAAAACAAGATAAgaaatactttcattttttatccTGAGTTCTGAAACTAAAtgtcacacaacaacaaaacacttgaTGTTGTTAAATTTACAGATATTCTGAAATCTAAAATCTGAACAAATTTAGGAATTTAACTAAAATAATTAAACTTGAATTGTAAATTTACTGAAGAGGCTTCTTGTTTTAGAACGTTCATGTTTTCTCACTTTAGACAAACTTTCAGGAAACACTTTGcaacatcacaaaaaaatgaaattaaaataattaaatcaatTAAGTTTAAATAATTAACtcaatttaattgaatttaaatcCTCTGCTGCCTAAATCTGTTTTATTGGCACCAATAGTCTTCCATACATCAAACCTTCAATAACAATTAATATTGATCAGTTTAATACAGACTGCTGTTGATTCATTATCGATTAATCTGCTGtcactgattattgattattctgctgtcactgattattgattattctgCTGTCACTGATTCATTATTGATTAATTTGCTGTCACTGACTGACGATGAATGGCCGTTGCCGATAGTAACGTGAGGTTCTGTGTGATTCTTCAGGTTAATACAAGAATAAATATTTTGGATATGTTTCTGAGTATCTACAGTTTCTGTTCCCATCTCCATGACGACACCCTTCCAATGTCCCTCGTCGTCGTGacgttttaaataaagtttttctcCTCTTCAGCTTCTTGGCTCCTTCTTGGCGCTTCTTGGTTTGTTGCCGAGCAACGTGTCCATCTCTGTGATGAGGGGCGGAGTCAACTGAGACAGAACCTGAGAGACAGGAGATGATGTCATAACTCTAGAACCTCCTGAAATAACTCCAGAACCTCTTGAAATAACTCTAGAACCTCCTGAAATAACTCCAGAACCTCTTGAAATAACTCTAGAACCTCCGGGCATAACTCCAGAACTTTCTGAACTAACTCTAGAACCTCCTGAAATAACTCTTGAACTTTCTGAACTAACTCTTGAACCTCCCAAAATAACTCTAGAACCTTCTGAAATAACACTAGAACCTCCTGAAATAACTGTAGAACCTCCTGAAATAACTCTAGAACCTCTTAAAATAACTTTAGAACTTCCGGACATAACTCTAGAACCTCCTAAAATAACTCTAGAACCTTCCAAAATAACATTAGAACCTCCTAAAAGAACTCCAGAACCTCCTAAAACTCCTCTAGAACCTCCTGAAATAACTCTAGAACCTCATAACATGTCTCTCGAACCTCATAAAATAACTCCAGAACCTCCTTTAAAAActccaaaatgttctaaaaaaaacaacttctgaACATCCTCAAATAAATCTAGAACGTCCTAAGACACTTCTAGAACCTGCTAAAGTTTAGATTAATCTGTCAGTGGAGTAACTGGTCACTTAAAGAGTCTTTGTGGTCGTGGTGTGAGGTTCTGTGTTGTTACCCTGATAGAACCGAGGTTCTCCAGCAGCTGTTCTGTGTTGGAGACTCCCAGCAGAACCGAGCTGACTCCTTCGCTTCGAAGACACCAGGCTGCAGACAGGAAATCAGCCGTTAATGTTCTACTGGTTCATGTTCCTGGAGAACTTCCTCAAACTTCTCCTGGTTCTCCATGAAGAATAGTTCTACGTTCTAACAGGTTGATAAACTGGAAAAACTTCGTCACTGCAGACGAAATGTGAATCACTTTAGAATACTCTGTTTACTTGTACTGTGTCTACTCTGTGTACtgtggttgccatggttacctATAGCCAGCTGAGCAGCGGTGCAGTTCAGTCTATCAGCCAGCAGGTGGAGCTCTTTGATCTTAGTCAGCTGCTTCTTTCCTTCATCACTGTAGAGACGCTCCTTTAGCCAGGCATAGCCCTGGAGACACAATAGATAAACAATAGAAACACAATAGATACACAATAGATACACAACAGatgtgtttttgcatatttctgtgtgtttatatttttttattattgtgtgtatttctttgtatttgtgtgtatttttatatacTACTGTAAATTTTGAATgtattattgtatatttttctgtgtatattagtgtgtattattgtgtattttagtgCATTGCTGGGTGTTTTGGGTGTATTCTGGTGCACTTCTGTGCATTTTGGTATatctttgtgtattttagtgTACTACCATATATCTGTGCGTACTTCCCAATGTGATTGTGTACCTTCATGGCAGCCCTGGAGCTCTCGGGGACGCCCTCGTTGTATTTCCCCGTCAGCAGACCACAGGCTAATGGAGACCAGGTCATGGCTCCAACCCCTGAGGGAACACAGACCTCATGTTGGACCACACTGCTGTCACTGGACATGCTAAACATGCTAACAGCTGCTAAACCCATCAGACAaccataaaacaaccacagcacAACCGAACAGCACCTGCATGGTATATACAGGTATTTACAGGTGTGTACAGGTGAGTACAGGTGTGTTTTAGTACCTATCTTGTGGTAGAGTTCCGGCAGGTGCAGCTCTACTTTGTCTCTCTGGAAGTAATGATACTCAGCCTGCTCACACACTGGAGGGACCAGGTTGAACTGACGGGCGATCGAGTACGCCTCctgacaggtgagacacacagGTGAAAAACAGGTGACAAAGAGGTGGCATGAAcattctgctgcagctcaggaCAGTTTGATCATTGATGGTTCTGTTACCATGATCTCCACGGCGTTCCAGCGGGATGTTCCCCAGTACATGGCCATCCCCTGATCGATCACAAAGGTCATCGCACGGACGATCTCTGGAACCAGAACGGGTTTAGATCAGAACATACCTGAAGACACCTGAACACATTATGTTCTCATCTACAGCGCTGAACATCCATCAGGAttctcatgttcttcagcaaactttcatctggaagctcagattagtggaactatgactccttctatacctcctgattagtggtactatgactccttctagacctcctgattagtggaactatgactccttctagacctcctgattagcggTACTGTGactcctagacctcctgattagtggaactatgactccttctagacctcctgattagtgatactatgactccttctagaccttctgattagtggaactatgactccttctagacctcctgattagcggTACTGTGactcctagacctcctgattagtggaactatgactccttgtagacctcctgattagtggaactatgactccttctggacctcctgattagtggaactatgactccttctagacctcctgattagcggTACTATGACTCCATCTAGAccttctgattagtggtactgtgactccttctagacctcctcattagtggtactatgactctgAGTTTCTGACCTTCCATCGGCGCGTTGATGTCACTCCTGTTGGCGAAAACGATGTCCACATAGTCCAGCTGTAACCTGGACAGAGATCCACGCAGacctacaacacacacacacacacacacacacacagatggtcATACCAGCATAATTTAATCAACTATTACAGAAACAGGTTTATTTTCAGCTCCAAGGACAAACTGCAGCTGTCAGTCATCATGTGAGGTTAGTTTGGCCCTCAGGGGCCTCCGTACAGGTCAGCTGTGTTCTACCAGTCCCTCAGTGTCCTCTGCTAGAAACTACCAGCTCTGTGTTCGTCAGCCGATTCTACCGTTAgcaaaaaatacagacacacaagtCCTCaggctgaagaaaaacatgacaggagagcagagacagacaaaaacaacctccaTACAAGAtcagagagacaaaaataaccacaagGAAACAagaataacaacaaagagatgcaaaaacaccacaaagagacacaaaatggacacaaagagacagaaaacaaccacagagtgacacaaaacaaccacaaagacacccCAACAATCTGAACATGTCCTCTTCTCAGTGTGTCTCCTGCAGGACGCTGTCTGTCATGTTCCATCTAAATAtagtgttgtgttgttggtctgtGTGACGGAGGGTCTGAGGTTGTGGGTTGCTGATGCTGCTGTTCTACGGAGCGCTGACAGCAGG includes these proteins:
- the LOC110947340 gene encoding voltage-gated potassium channel subunit beta-3-like isoform X1, whose product is MQVSIACNVGGGGGSSEHQLKERRAAAAASTGTACQSKVRAEPTGRLTLLGHAHMKEAPGRHSNMKYRNLGKSGLRVSCLGLGTWVTFGSQISDEMAESVMTVAYDSGVNLFDTAEVYASGRAETTLGNILKKKSWRRSSYVVTTKIYWGGQAETERGLSRKHIIEGLRGSLSRLQLDYVDIVFANRSDINAPMEEIVRAMTFVIDQGMAMYWGTSRWNAVEIMEAYSIARQFNLVPPVCEQAEYHYFQRDKVELHLPELYHKIGVGAMTWSPLACGLLTGKYNEGVPESSRAAMKGYAWLKERLYSDEGKKQLTKIKELHLLADRLNCTAAQLAIAWCLRSEGVSSVLLGVSNTEQLLENLGSIRVLSQLTPPLITEMDTLLGNKPRSAKKEPRS
- the LOC110947340 gene encoding voltage-gated potassium channel subunit beta-3-like isoform X3 — its product is MFAGRASGAGAAVGPSAAAGKSTKFSVEELYGFNKKPKVNRGNSGKTEKNDSKKDAKEKEESALASQILEAARRLMERRRLEIYLKECDVTMEHSSMTYRNLGKSGLRVSCLGLGTWVTFGSQISDEMAESVMTVAYDSGVNLFDTAEVYASGRAETTLGNILKKKSWRRSSYVVTTKIYWGGQAETERGLSRKHIIEGLRGSLSRLQLDYVDIVFANRSDINAPMEEIVRAMTFVIDQGMAMYWGTSRWNAVEIMEAYSIARQFNLVPPVCEQAEYHYFQRDKVELHLPELYHKIGVGAMTWSPLACGLLTGKYNEGVPESSRAAMKGYAWLKERLYSDEGKKQLTKIKELHLLADRLNCTAAQLAIAWCLRSEGVSSVLLGVSNTEQLLENLGSIRVLSQLTPPLITEMDTLLGNKPRSAKKEPRS
- the LOC110947340 gene encoding voltage-gated potassium channel subunit beta-3-like isoform X2; the encoded protein is MAESVMTVAYDSGVNLFDTAEVYASGRAETTLGNILKKKSWRRSSYVVTTKIYWGGQAETERGLSRKHIIEGLRGSLSRLQLDYVDIVFANRSDINAPMEEIVRAMTFVIDQGMAMYWGTSRWNAVEIMEAYSIARQFNLVPPVCEQAEYHYFQRDKVELHLPELYHKIGVGAMTWSPLACGLLTGKYNEGVPESSRAAMKGYAWLKERLYSDEGKKQLTKIKELHLLADRLNCTAAQLAIAWCLRSEGVSSVLLGVSNTEQLLENLGSIRVLSQLTPPLITEMDTLLGNKPRSAKKEPRS